AGGTACATTGCATTGCAGCATTGCAATTCAGCACTGCAGTCATTTGCATCCTTTATGCATTATTTAGATAATATTCCTTAAGAGGCTTCATTGTATATTCTAAAAAAGGATAGAATTTGAAGTTAAATGTTTGGGCTAAGGCAAAAGAACTTATTTTCCTTTGGAAGTGGGGCTATAATGAGATGAAAAGGACGGTGTAAGTTGTaaaactagaaacagaaaaaggcagggaaaaaaaaggacactgtGGAAGGAGagacaatgaagagaaaataaggtCAGTTTCACGAGATGAGACTGTTTACCATGCTtataatatgtgaataaataaaggaTATCATGACATCAAAACTTATAAAACAGGGAACAGAACACATCTCAAATATGGAGCTACACAGGTGAAAAGTGTAAGatgacctcatgaaaataaaaactatggtTTAAACTTTATCTTCTCtatttaaaaacagcttttaagataaaaatattttgcaaaccaTGTCTAGAATCTCAAAGATAAGCTAGCAAACACAGGAAATTatacgtttttatttttctattaacatTTAGCAAAAAGTGTAGCTACTTTTTCATGATcattagaaatattaatttagaaACAGGTAAGACAGTGaaccatattaaaaattatttcgaAAGACTGATTTCATAAATTTAATACCCAGAAATTTGTAAACAATTCCGCAGAAGTTCTCTAGGTGATAGTAATAAAATgttatgctttaaaaagaaacatatttgacatttttttaaataagtacatCCTTCATAATAAAGTTAAATTCCACTCACAGCGATTCAAGGAATATAATTAAGAGTTTACTATGAAAACAAATCCTTTGAGTCCTTGTTTAATAATTGAGAAGTATTCGTACTGATAGTTTTAGTTTACATAAATGGACTTGAAagattttcaaaagtttattatgttaaaaatatgtagTGTTGAGGTGCTAAGCTTCTCTAAATTTTAGCAGCACACCTCAAACTTCTGCCAGAAGAAAAGTATGCTTCCACTAAGCAAGAAATTTCCATTACTCCTATATTAAGGAGCCACACCCCATACAACTAATGACAGGAAGGCATTTCAATTCAAACCTCTAACACTATCCAGTCTgaagcaaagtttaaaaaaagatgcaaaaataaaacacaactcatatttccaaagaaaggaAAGTCTTGCTAAATAAGTAACAATTATACTGAAGAATTTATATGCTAAGCACGATTGAATGTAAAAACACCAGAGCAGTCAACCATAGCTTTAGCACTTTGAGTATGATTAACAGAATGAACTTTCAAAGGTCAATTAAATGTCAACACATTTTAAAGAGATACTCTTCTTAAATCTGGTCAATGTATAATGGCACCTTATAACTTAGGGATACCCTTCTTAATTTAAGTGTAATGTgcatatgatacacacacacacatacacacacacatacagacacgcAGACTTACAACATGTATTACTATGGAAAGTAATCTAGTGTCTATCCTACAGTTTGACTATTTTAACGTTTTTCAACTTATGAAAggattaagaagaaaatataactgtattttatatatagcaCTACTCAATGAAgatgaaatgcaaagaaaattttaaatgctaagATTTATGGTTTATTCAATAGCTGACCTTATTTATTCCCTCATAGGAAGTCATTCACAAAATGACTCTTTATTATCCTTAATGCATCATCCTGCTACCTAATTCACCCCCATTAACCTTCCCTGAATGCTTGTGGTTAAAAAGCTTAACAAAAAAGGTAGACAGCTTTCAAAAATTGCCATGTTTAGCATCAGAAATCTGTGGGATAGAACAAGTCCTGAAGGAACTGAGTGCCCATTCCTGACCTTTTTATCCAAGAACTCAATTAAGAGCCCCAATCCTATCCGACATTAGGAAGGTCAAGTTGTCCCAAAGCCTCAGAATAAGAAGGAACCATCGACATCATCTGCCCCAAACTCTTAACGTTAACAGCTCAGAAAATGTTAAACCACAAAGGTAAAGCAATCTGGCTTGGCTCCCACAGCTCTTTAGTAGACATCAAGTCTTCTGAAACTGACTTAGTCTAGTGTTTTCTTCTACTTATCAAATTTATGctatattttttctccattagGACTTTAATACCAGGTTATAATTGACCAAATAGCTGTGGCTACCATTGGAATTCAGAGCAAGATGTAACATTTAAGGAATTAATGATCTAGGAAGGCTCCAAGGAGGAGTTAGAAACTGAAGAATGGGTAGAATCTGAGCGGTTCGAGGAGGCATCACTAATAAGGGAAGCAATATGGGCTAAGGCCGGTGGTTAAGTGTTCCATGTTCCAGGAACTATGTGGAGAATATATTCAGAGTAGGATAGGACATTGGTTTTAAGGTCACCATATAAGCCAAGCAGAGGAGGCTCCATTTGATATGGGTACAAATAGAAAGTGATGAAAGGTTTtcaattttaggaaaataaaaaaaaataatgtgaagatAGCAAAGAATAGCCTTGCAAGATTTGAGGGGCCTTGTAGGAGTCTGTCTactaatgttaatattttacagGACTGTTTGTTAAGGGGAAAGTAAGCTAATGAGAGACAAAGTACTTTGGAAAGTACATGAGCTCTAGAAAGTAAAGGTATTTTTCAAAGTCAGGGGCAGTGGCCTGTCTGATCACATCGCCATGTCTTGACGGCATACACTTCTCTGACAAGGCAAATTTGGAGATGGATTCTGGATCTATTCCTTTGGGGTCAGAGATAGAAATCTCTGCCCTTCGATAATTCCAAAGGCTAGATTCCAAGAGGAGACAGTTGCTACCCCTAAGCCATTGCAAGGTTGAGGATCACAGAGCCTAAAATCCAAAACCAAGATTAACATTTTGAGGCAGACAAAATAATCAATGTTTCTCAAAGTGAATCAGAAAAGTATTTAAGTACTAAATAAAGGGGTATAAAAAGGGAGGGGGTAGAGGAGACAGCACCTGAGCCAGGGTGATACATGAGGAAACCCAGGTTATTAGCTGGACTGCAGTCTACTCCTTCCCTTGTCCCTTTCCCCTCTGCTCAATAATTACTATATAGTGGTATGACCTTCCCTTGTATCCAGAGTGACTTATCTCCTCCTGTGTTGTCTTCCTCTCTTATCCCTCTTCTACAGCAACTCTCCAGGgctagaaaagaaattttttaaaaattactataataaattaaaagtacatATATGGAGTATGTACTGAGTGAAAATTATTATCTGTCACTAATTTGTGTATTACATAATTACCAAAACAACTCCTATGAGGCGGatactattatcctcattttccaaGTAAGGAAACTAAAGCATAGAGGGTAGGTAGAGGGTACAGCTCAAAGTCACCTAGCTAATAAATGGCAACGCTAGGATTTGTATCAGGTGTGGCTGACCCCTTAGCCTATGCTTTGAACTTCTCTCCTAaactcttccctttttcttcaataaacatgaaaatactgaaatgttGGGGTTTTATGCATACAGAGGTTACAGAAGCCATTTTATGGGTTTGCAAATGAAAGTTTTAATAAcagacagcatggggcctgggtTCAGCCACTCGCTTGACTGCCAAAATATCAGCTTGAGAACTAAAATCATCAAATATGGGTGTTAATATGTTGAGGGGATAGGTTTCCATGCTACATTCTAGCTCTGTTCCCTCTCACACCTTCTGCTCCTTGGGGTCCATTCCCAATTATTTGCTTGAAACTTAATCTCTCTAGTTGACTTAGGAGGTGACTGGAAGAGAGGGTGGTGGGAATATCCCATAGTAGAAGGGGTCTCTTGGCCCTGTGCTCCAAAGCAGCCTTAACTGTGCTTATTAATTAGAAGGTAGGTGGTATTTTGGCTTGCTTATAGAAGTGGCTTGTGAGGAGATCCCTGGCCACAACTAAGAGATGAAACCACCAATTTTGGTGCTGGAGAGGAAGTGATCAGGGCAGAGAGCATGGTGGGGTAGgagtactttttaaatgttcctgGGGAAAGCAACAGTTGCCATTAAACATTGGCAAGAAAACTCTAATTCTCAAAATTTAGTGTGATTAATTCTCACTTTGGGAGGAAGCCTATTAAGAATACAGACTCTAGGTTCTGCTCACAGACACTCTGATCCTTTAAGTGTAGGAAGTTGCCCAGCAGTCTGAAGTTTGCCAGGTGCTACAGAAGATTCTGATACAAGTGGTCAAAGGACCATACTCACTTCACTGCTCTAACCCCCTGTAAGACAGCCAAACCAGCAAACCTGCTATGAGGAGAATGCACATTCTACAAAGTCAGCTTGTTGTTCAAATATCAATGCCATGTTTTAGGTTGAGTGGTTACTTTTAAATAAGTCTAGAAGGCTTTCCAGAAGTTTCCAGGCTTATAAATATTGGGGACTTAAATTCCTGATGTCAACAAATAGACTATTACACATACATAGACTATTTTCCCTTAGGAAAATCAGAATATTTTGTACATGATGTGGTCCACACAGGATCCCTCTACACACATAGCATTTGTCTAGAGTGAAGACCTTCTTGGAAAGATGCTACTTCCAgtgcttattttatatttggtgtaagattggagttaattttttaacTGCAGATTTAGTTGATTTCAAAAGGTATACTTTCCTTCATGCAACTACATTGAAAGGttcatttcatgttattttaacaATGAGTTTAAAAATCAGATAACACTCTATTGAAATATTATGGTTATGATTTGGCCATTTAATTAGACATTCAATCACAATGTAAACAACTACTGATAATTCACGAAACATAACTTTTCAAAGGTTTGTGCTCTTCAAAGAAAGCTAGGTCATAAAATGTATTATGTTAAATCAGTATTGCTATCTTTTGCCTATAAACCCTATCAATTGTCTTTGTCTGTTTCTAAATCTGTatccctattttaaaatacaatctttCAGGATAGATACTGGAATTaagcttggtttttctgccagttttctttgacaccttctctctttcccctaaaGCATGATAATGATTCTCTTTAAGGATGGgcgaaaagaattttaaattattcttatctgagcactgggtattttttccagtgagtatttattgagtatacTTATGCActtacattaaaagaaatcatCTTTTGTTGTTATAAGCTCCACGAGAAGAGAAAATGTCCAGTGGAGCACCTAACTCCTAGAAGGCATGCTCATAAATAATGACAAAACTGGgaaaatttattattgagagaacaAAATAACTTCTCCTGTATTCTGTACTGACGAATATCTATTTAATAGTTAAAAGAATTTGGGTTAGGGAAAATGCTTGATTTCacttttttgggaaaaaatgcACGTTATCATTATAAAGGAAAGTTAACACTTCATTGTATTGCAACACAACCTGTAATGACAATATTCCAAAAGCATTCTCAGACTAAACCTTTAACattaataatttatcaaaattatacACGTCACTAACACATCCCAACAAAGAAGATTATGTAAGTAAGCCATCTTGGCATCAGTGATACTGAACATAGCAGCTATTTTCAATCCTTCATTAAAATTAGATCAAGATGTACTTGCATTATGTGTTACTGTTTCTGTAAGGAAGATTTACATTAGTTTAAGACTTACTTTGGTTGtaagtgacattttcttttcctttgccagAAGTTAGAGACCACTACTCCCCCACTGCCCTCCACACAAAAGTTTTCAGTAGAAAGAAGCAATACAGAAAAACAGTGACAACAAAACACCTGCCCTGTTTACTCTCTCGTGTGTATAATAAGAGCCTTGTTCTCCCCCTAAATTGAGTCAGAGATGGGATGAAGGGATCGCTGGAGGCACCTGCCACTTTACCCTCAGGCTTGGTTCTCTGTCCCCAGCCTGGCTCCTACTACTCCAAATGGTGCAGCAAAGTAGATCAGTTTTAAGAAGTGCTTTTAAGCAAAGGATAGTTTATTTCTCACTAAAAAAACCCTCTCAAACCCTCAAATATTACTGTTTGAAAACATCAGACTTAAAAGTTACTTATCAGCAGGCTGAAAGGTGAATCCATGCGCCTGTAAATATATCCTGGCCTACTGGTTCATAATTCGTGTACCACGCTGAGGCCCAAGGAAAATCTCAAACCGAGATGTATTTAAAAAACGGGAAGACACCACAGATCATGTAGCTCTAGCCTCATGTATCACCGATGAGGAGATCTAAGTGGttaagtcacttgtccaaggtcacgcaGAGCCAGTTACAGGCAGGGCTGGTGCGCGACCTTCTAATCTTtccacctcccaacccccacgCCGCACAGGCCCTCAGTAGTTCTGGCTCCTAAAAGGTTCCCACCGATACGGTTCACAAGTCAGTGGCAGGTCAGCGACTCTTAAGCAATCGCACTTTTATTTGTTCTCCCCGCCTGCTCTAAAAAGTATTAAAAGGCACTCTCCTTGCCTTCTCCCAAACCCAGACACCCCGGACCGCAGAAACCCCTCGTGCCAGAAAAGCCAACTCACCCGCAGCCCCTTGCGCGGGAGCCCTCGGACGTACTCTGGCCCTCCCCGCAGTCGCCACCGGCCGCGCCGCGGCCCGGGCTGACGACGAGTCCAGAAAGTCACCGGCGGTGACCGTGGACGCCAGGGGCGGGCCGCGCCGCGCCGCCCCGCGGAGGCGCCGCAAACTTTTCCCGGCTCGCAAGTTGCCGGGCTCGGCGGCCGCGGGCCGACTTCCTTCCCGGCTGCGGGAGCGAGGGGGCGCCCCTTCCCCGGGCGGGGGCCAAGCTGGCCGGGAGGGGGCTGGGCGAGCCGAGGGACGGTCAAACAGGGGCCGGGGGAGCGCAGGCGCCCGCACTCTGAGGCGCGCGGGGTCGGACCCCGGCCGCATTGTCTCCGCGGCCTCGGACCCagccccggcggcggcggcacgGGCGGGCGCGGCCGGGAGTTGCCGTCCCGAATTTGCCGCCCCCTTTCGCCGCCGCCGCTCACCGCGTTCTTTGTGTGTCTCTCGCCGCCGCCCTCGGGTCGCTTCGCCGCTCTCCTGACAGCTGATGGGCTCGTCACGCTGGGTCCCGCGTCTTCCCAGCCGACGCTAGCGAAGCCCGGCCCAAGGAGGACTGTGTAAGAGCGGTGACAGATGCTGTCTTAGAGCTGCCGCCGCCTGGGGATATCTGAAACTGCCCTCGGGGCAGCCGGCTACTAGCCCCGGTACCGCACTACTCCTTAGAGACCCTTTCCACGCCAGGACCCTCCCGTCCTCCCTCCGCGGCCGCCAGCCCAGCTCCGGCCGGGCGCCGGGCGCCCTGCTCCGCAGCTGAGCGCGCTCGGTCAAGAATCCTGGGGAACCCGCTCCGCCCCCTGGCTCCCGCACCCTCCAATGATCTCGGCCTACAGGGGGCAGTTCCGTCCAATCAAGTGTCGGAAAGCCCGGCCAGTCCCCAAGAGTGTAGCCAATGGAACACGACTCCGGCAACACACCCGCCCTGATCCACTGGGAACAAACCTCTCAGAGACCTGAGGTGGGACCCAGATCCCGGCGCCCAGAGCAAGTCAAGTCCGGCCGGCCGGAGCTGTGTCACGAAGTGAGTCTATGGAGGCAGGTCTGGTCCTTAAATTACTGTATTGTAATAGAAGGTGTTGACGAAAATGGGAACGCTGGACGTACTGCTTTTGTAGGTCACCTCAATCCCTACTTTTAAACTCTTTTTCTGCCGAAAGTTCATGTGAAAGAAAACTGCACAAACACGTAGTAGCACTGTTGACTGTTCAAATTAAGGCCTTTACTTTTAGAACATTGCTTTAAAGCGTCTAACAGGACGGACAGTCCTCAGGTTGATGCATTTGTATTAATATTTGCCAGAACACCAGGTATCTGAAACAGAGGTTAGTTTCTATCCTGCTCTAAAACGCGGGTGATCATGGCactgccaactttttttttttttcctaaaagaaaattgCACTCGAGTGAAAATGTAGTTTTATATACAAATCATCTGTAATGTGAACTTTATTTCTGTAACAAAGTCACACAGTGTCTTCAGTAGAGGTTGGATAAAAGAGCTGAATAGAAAATTatcatatatagagagaaaggaCTTGAATAAACCACTTGCTATAAATGACTCTAGTTGTTAATCACAATACTTTGCAAGTAATAGTCACTCTATAGTTATTTATTTGATATGAATAGGATTCCTTAGCTATTGTTATTGTTGGTCATGTAACCTTTGTTGAGCTCTTTATTGAAAGTGGACTATGCCGTGAT
The sequence above is a segment of the Prionailurus bengalensis isolate Pbe53 chromosome B2, Fcat_Pben_1.1_paternal_pri, whole genome shotgun sequence genome. Coding sequences within it:
- the LOC122490482 gene encoding translation initiation factor IF-2-like — its product is MNFRQKKSLKVGIEVTYKSSTSSVPIFVNTFYYNTWIRAGVLPESCSIGYTLGDWPGFPTLDWTELPPVGRDHWRVREPGGGAGSPGFLTERAQLRSRAPGARPELGWRPRREDGRVLAWKGSLRSNSICHRSYTVLLGPGFASVGWEDAGPSVTSPSAVRRAAKRPEGGGERHTKNAVSGGGERGRQIRDGNSRPRPPVPPPPGLGPRPRRQCGRGPTPRASECGRLRSPGPCLTVPRLAQPPPGQLGPRPGKGRPLAPAAGKEVGPRPPSPATCEPGKVCGASAGRRGAARPWRPRSPPVTFWTRRQPGPRRGRWRLRGGPEYVRGLPRKGLRPWRVAVEEG